In Cyanobacteria bacterium GSL.Bin1, a genomic segment contains:
- a CDS encoding HlyD family efflux transporter periplasmic adaptor subunit: protein MVQQTSTYSEDTPSPPSRSRTLRFLIPLALVLAGVGVGVRYYFFSPTEQTAIELSGRIEGYETDVGTTVSGRVEQITVREGDRVTINQMVAKLDDDELQARYKGTQARLESTQQEVQQARSQIEIVQSNIRETRLSRQQAQDNAQGRIEEARGNLEAATAQLDQAQANQTEAQSQLQLAKVDRDRFKTLWEQGVVPRQRFDQAQTEWESRQATLKARQSAVNAARRQVNVAEGTLRQAQTSSFDPEIFTERLQGLQQQLDQARSRLKAAQANVANAQANAEEIKAQLDDLEITSPIAGVVLDRIAEPGEVLSAGKIIVTVLDLDEVYLRGYVPEGEIGKIRVGQEAKVYLDSDPNTPLAATVTSIDSEASFTPENIYFKRDRVQQVFGLKLSIDNPQGFAKPGMPADANIILQSEATE, encoded by the coding sequence ATGGTTCAGCAAACTTCAACCTATTCGGAAGATACGCCTTCCCCGCCATCGCGATCGCGCACACTGCGGTTTCTGATTCCCCTCGCCTTAGTTTTAGCGGGTGTGGGAGTGGGCGTGAGATACTACTTCTTTTCCCCAACGGAACAAACTGCGATTGAACTCAGTGGACGAATTGAAGGCTATGAAACTGATGTTGGAACAACGGTTTCTGGTCGAGTGGAACAAATAACTGTCCGAGAAGGCGATCGCGTGACAATCAATCAGATGGTTGCAAAGCTGGATGATGATGAACTGCAAGCGCGATACAAGGGAACGCAAGCCAGATTGGAGAGTACGCAACAAGAAGTCCAGCAAGCGCGATCGCAGATTGAAATTGTTCAAAGTAACATTCGGGAAACCCGCTTAAGTCGTCAACAAGCCCAAGATAATGCCCAAGGGAGGATTGAAGAAGCGCGAGGGAATCTTGAAGCTGCAACCGCGCAACTGGATCAAGCCCAAGCCAATCAAACAGAAGCCCAATCTCAACTCCAATTAGCCAAAGTGGATCGCGATCGGTTTAAAACCTTATGGGAACAAGGAGTGGTTCCGCGACAACGCTTTGATCAAGCCCAAACCGAATGGGAAAGCCGACAAGCCACCCTCAAAGCCCGTCAATCGGCTGTGAATGCAGCGCGACGTCAAGTGAATGTGGCAGAGGGAACCTTGCGACAGGCACAAACCAGTAGCTTTGACCCAGAAATTTTCACGGAACGACTGCAAGGACTACAACAGCAACTCGATCAAGCGAGATCGCGCCTCAAAGCTGCCCAAGCTAATGTTGCCAACGCCCAAGCCAATGCAGAAGAAATTAAAGCCCAGTTAGATGATTTAGAGATTACCAGTCCCATTGCTGGTGTCGTTCTAGATCGCATTGCTGAACCAGGGGAAGTGCTGAGTGCGGGGAAAATTATCGTCACTGTTCTCGATTTAGATGAGGTCTACCTGCGTGGGTATGTTCCCGAAGGTGAAATTGGCAAAATTAGAGTGGGTCAAGAGGCAAAGGTTTATCTGGATTCCGATCCCAATACGCCTTTAGCAGCCACTGTCACTTCCATTGATAGTGAAGCCTCCTTTACTCCTGAGAATATTTATTTTAAGCGCGATCGCGTGCAACAAGTCTTTGGTTTGAAACTTAGCATTGATAATCCCCAAGGTTTTGCTAAACCGGGAATGCCCGCCGATGCCAATATTATACTCCAATCTGAAGCAACGGAGTAA
- a CDS encoding nucleotide-binding protein — protein sequence MTPFKSLVLDANILIRAVLGKKINSLILQYNNQVAFYTPDLCFQDAEKYLPIILEKRHNIDVDLAMDVLTQISQIVYPLDKDLYSQFEVEARKRIASKDEDDWPVIAAALFFNCPIWTEDKDFFGTGIATWETYTLEIYLSEQ from the coding sequence GTGACACCATTTAAATCTTTGGTTCTGGATGCAAATATCCTGATTCGTGCTGTTCTAGGAAAAAAGATTAATTCACTAATCCTTCAATATAATAATCAAGTTGCTTTTTATACGCCTGATCTGTGTTTTCAAGATGCTGAAAAATATCTTCCGATTATCTTAGAAAAGCGTCATAATATTGATGTCGATTTAGCGATGGATGTTTTGACACAAATTAGTCAGATTGTGTATCCTCTTGACAAAGATCTCTATAGTCAATTTGAGGTAGAAGCGAGAAAGCGAATTGCAAGTAAAGATGAAGATGATTGGCCAGTTATTGCAGCAGCTTTGTTTTTCAACTGCCCAATTTGGACAGAAGATAAAGACTTTTTTGGCACTGGAATTGCGACTTGGGAAACATATACTTTAGAAATCTACTTATCAGAACAATAA
- a CDS encoding ATP-binding cassette domain-containing protein — translation MDGHVRSERGGKETTPASPVIRVEGLWKQYGNFPAVKGINFTVGKGEIFGLIGPDGAGKTTTFNILAGVMEATSGTIEVLGNLPREVRLQTGYLTQKFSLYSDLSIIENLSYNARVRKVPESQFQSRAQDLLQRVDLEPFKNRLASQLSGGMKQKLALCCALVSNPEVLLLDEPTTGVDPVSRREFWDLLASVAAEGVTIVAATPYLDEAERCHQITLMYDGEIQQMGTGLQLQESLGLVRLEVRCDDIFQAETVLRERISQGKTSLADIQSFGDRVDILTPDSNAGTEETQAILEENQITVNRIETNEPTLENVFVSNLRASQSDPPFIPFPRHRNGKTDADTAIGAYNLQKTFGDFQAVKGVDLEVKYGEIYGLLGANGAGKTTMIKMLCGLLPASGGDMILAGQRENIYSSETRSRIGYMSQKFTLYDDLTIIQNLRFYCGVYGVPSKLRSEKIDWVLKTCGLEGQENTFTGRLPGGWKQRVAFGASVMHEPEILFLDEPTSGVDPLARRQFWRFIRDFAQQGTAILVTTHYLEEAENCNRMGFMVAGEVVTQGSPTQIKAEQPGQLVEIKTNNVEATANTLKADFESWRVAIFGDRVHLVLDNVEENWSQVEQRLEEANLKIYSHRLIPFSLEDAFIGIVQREGNSNE, via the coding sequence TTGGACGGTCACGTAAGATCTGAGAGAGGGGGTAAAGAAACAACTCCCGCTTCCCCTGTTATCCGTGTGGAAGGTTTATGGAAACAGTACGGAAACTTTCCTGCGGTCAAAGGAATCAACTTCACTGTGGGGAAAGGAGAGATTTTTGGTTTAATTGGACCCGATGGTGCAGGAAAAACCACGACATTTAACATTCTCGCTGGTGTTATGGAAGCGACTAGCGGAACCATAGAAGTTTTAGGAAATCTTCCGCGAGAGGTACGCTTACAAACCGGCTATCTCACCCAAAAGTTTTCTCTCTACTCCGATTTAAGCATTATAGAAAACCTCTCTTATAATGCCCGTGTGCGGAAAGTTCCCGAAAGTCAATTTCAATCTCGCGCCCAAGACTTATTACAAAGAGTTGATTTAGAACCCTTTAAAAATCGCCTCGCTAGTCAACTCTCAGGGGGAATGAAGCAAAAACTCGCTCTCTGTTGTGCCTTAGTATCCAATCCCGAAGTTTTGTTACTTGATGAACCCACCACCGGGGTTGATCCAGTTTCCAGAAGAGAATTTTGGGATTTATTGGCTTCCGTTGCAGCAGAAGGGGTCACGATTGTTGCTGCCACACCTTACTTAGATGAAGCGGAACGGTGTCATCAGATCACCTTGATGTATGATGGTGAAATTCAACAGATGGGAACCGGATTGCAGTTGCAAGAAAGTCTAGGTTTAGTGCGTTTAGAAGTGCGGTGTGATGATATTTTTCAAGCGGAAACTGTTTTACGAGAGAGGATATCTCAGGGAAAAACGAGTCTCGCTGATATCCAATCTTTCGGCGATCGCGTTGATATTTTAACCCCTGATAGTAATGCGGGAACCGAAGAAACTCAAGCCATCCTCGAAGAAAATCAGATTACCGTCAATCGTATCGAAACCAACGAACCCACCTTAGAAAACGTCTTTGTTAGTAACCTCCGCGCCTCTCAATCGGATCCCCCCTTTATTCCCTTCCCAAGACATCGCAATGGAAAAACAGATGCTGACACCGCGATCGGGGCGTATAACCTGCAAAAAACTTTTGGTGACTTCCAAGCGGTAAAAGGGGTTGACCTAGAAGTCAAATATGGGGAAATTTATGGCTTACTGGGTGCGAATGGCGCCGGCAAAACCACGATGATTAAAATGCTGTGTGGCTTACTTCCCGCCAGTGGCGGTGACATGATTCTAGCCGGACAACGAGAGAATATTTATAGTAGTGAAACGCGATCGCGCATTGGCTACATGAGTCAGAAGTTCACTCTCTACGACGACCTGACCATCATCCAAAACCTGCGCTTCTACTGTGGCGTTTATGGTGTACCCAGCAAACTCCGTTCCGAGAAAATTGATTGGGTATTGAAAACTTGCGGTTTAGAGGGTCAAGAAAACACCTTCACGGGAAGACTCCCTGGTGGATGGAAACAACGAGTCGCCTTTGGTGCGTCAGTCATGCACGAACCGGAAATTTTATTCCTAGACGAACCCACTTCTGGCGTTGATCCCCTCGCAAGACGACAATTCTGGCGCTTCATTCGCGATTTCGCCCAACAAGGAACCGCCATTTTAGTGACAACGCACTATCTCGAAGAAGCAGAAAACTGTAATCGGATGGGCTTCATGGTTGCAGGGGAAGTCGTCACCCAAGGTTCACCCACCCAAATTAAAGCCGAACAACCGGGTCAATTAGTCGAAATTAAAACCAATAATGTGGAAGCGACTGCTAACACGTTGAAGGCAGATTTTGAAAGTTGGCGCGTAGCCATTTTCGGCGATCGCGTTCACCTTGTTTTAGACAATGTAGAAGAAAATTGGTCACAAGTGGAACAGCGTTTAGAGGAAGCTAATTTAAAGATTTACAGCCACCGTTTAATTCCGTTTTCGTTAGAGGATGCGTTTATTGGCATTGTGCAGCGGGAAGGTAACAGTAATGAATAG
- a CDS encoding excisionase family DNA-binding protein, whose amino-acid sequence MPELQTTLHNKAQEEVLREFASELKSGKPISIGDKEFSLQKDFCVSLARLLEYMADHQEVVVFSKGKELTAKQAADLLGVSRPHLVKLLQTGEIPYAKTGSHYRILTSDLAAFRERRERRRTELSKLTNLLEEEGLYDE is encoded by the coding sequence ATGCCTGAACTTCAAACTACTTTACACAACAAAGCTCAAGAGGAGGTCTTGAGAGAATTTGCTAGTGAATTAAAATCTGGCAAACCCATATCCATAGGTGATAAAGAGTTTTCCCTGCAAAAAGATTTTTGTGTATCTTTGGCTAGACTTTTAGAATATATGGCTGATCATCAAGAAGTTGTTGTTTTTAGTAAAGGTAAAGAGTTAACAGCAAAACAAGCTGCCGATCTTTTAGGTGTATCACGTCCTCATTTAGTGAAACTATTACAAACAGGTGAGATTCCCTATGCTAAAACCGGATCGCATTATCGTATCCTCACCTCGGATTTGGCAGCATTTAGAGAGCGACGAGAACGCCGAAGAACCGAATTGAGTAAGTTGACTAATTTATTAGAAGAAGAAGGTTTGTATGATGAATAA
- a CDS encoding PIN domain-containing protein, translating into MVSEESPKIVLDACVIYPMPLCDTLLRIAEEGFYRPCFSQEILDEVSRNLINKKRKSKETAQSIENAIKNTFPNSLLEVRPELVEQMTNHPKDRHVVALAIEARASTILTYNIRDFEDRALIPWNIKTY; encoded by the coding sequence TTGGTTAGTGAGGAATCTCCAAAGATTGTCTTAGATGCTTGTGTCATTTACCCTATGCCATTATGCGATACATTGTTACGTATTGCAGAAGAAGGTTTCTATCGTCCTTGTTTTTCTCAAGAGATTCTAGATGAAGTCTCTCGTAACTTGATTAATAAAAAAAGGAAATCCAAGGAAACTGCTCAAAGTATTGAAAATGCCATTAAAAATACTTTTCCTAATAGCTTACTTGAAGTTCGACCAGAATTAGTAGAGCAGATGACCAATCATCCCAAAGATCGTCACGTTGTTGCTCTTGCTATAGAAGCAAGAGCTAGCACTATACTCACTTATAATATTCGGGATTTTGAGGATAGGGCTCTAATTCCTTGGAATATAAAAACATATTGA